One segment of Lytechinus variegatus isolate NC3 chromosome 13, Lvar_3.0, whole genome shotgun sequence DNA contains the following:
- the LOC121426320 gene encoding dephospho-CoA kinase domain-containing protein-like, with the protein MFLVGLTGGIASGKSTVSNMLRDLGCVIIDADKIAREVVEPGRPALELIVRHFGKSVLQGDGTLDRAKLGSIIFADSEKRKVLNRCTHPYIQRTMLWRVLKSFLSGYHYVILDIPLLLDGSALRRFIKYVLVVYCDEKTQLDRLMARNDLTQEGALQRISSQVPLEMKKKQADFVIDNDKSLNDTKQQVLRLYEKLEGSYAHWKLRILLMGSIALLLGGCSYLVHSLL; encoded by the exons ATGTTTCTTGTGGGTTTGACCGGAGGCATAGCATCGGGGAAGAGCACCGTCTCCAACATGCTTAGGGATCTGGGTTGTGTCATCATCGATGCTGATAAAATCGCCAGAGAAG TTGTGGAACCAGGTAGACCTGCTTTGGAGCTGATTGTCCGTCACTTTGGCAAGTCCGTTCTTCAAGGAGATGGAACTCTGGACAGGGCTAAGCTTGGATCGATCATATTCGCTGATTCAGAGAAGCGGAAGGTACTGAACCGCTGCACCCATCCATACATACAACGGACTATGCTCTGGAGAGTACTCAAAAGCTTTTTGTCTG GATACCATTATGTCATATTGGATATCCCTCTTCTCCTGGATGGAAGTGCTCTCAGAAGGTTCATCAAATATGTCCTGGTAGTTTATTG TGATGAAAAAACTCAGCTCGATCGTCTTATGGCTCGCAATGATCTCACACAAGAGGGCGCCCTTCAAAGAATCAGCTCACAGGTACCACtagaaatgaagaagaaacaAGCTGACTTTGTGATCGATAACGACAAGAGTTTGAATGACACAAAACAGCAAGTTCTCAGACTCTATGAGAAATTAGAGGGATCTTATGCTCATTGGAAACTGAGAATATTACTTATGGGGAGTATAGCGTTGCTTCTTGGGGGCTGTTCGTACTTGGTCCATTCCTTGTTATGA